One genomic region from Strix uralensis isolate ZFMK-TIS-50842 chromosome 5, bStrUra1, whole genome shotgun sequence encodes:
- the ASCL4 gene encoding achaete-scute homolog 4: MDSNKDDDGLLNRIAFPGAVSLANSHVHPHGVPLREPFGVPFHLDPSYWKQTYGGHGGCISYIPLPGYVSIYDYSFEPAFIRKRNERERQRVRCVNEGYTRLKEHLPKEFADKRLSKVETLRAAISYIKHLQSLLDCHPLVSNSKESLSAKELPEAPSPGAPRECNSDGESKTSSASSPYSESEETGS, translated from the coding sequence atgGACAGCAATAAAGATGATGATGGACTTTTGAACAGGATTGCATTTCCAGGAGCTgtgtccctggctaacagccaTGTGCATCCCCACGGGGTCCCCCTGAGAGAGCCCTTTGGGGTTCCCTTCCATCTGGACCCATCTTACTGGAAGCAAACCTACGGCGGGCACGGAGGTTGCATTTCCTACATCCCATTACCTGGCTACGTGAGCATCTATGACTACTCCTTTGAGCCTGCCTTCATTCGAAAGAGGAATGAGAGGGAAAGGCAGCGCGTGCGCTGCGTCAACGAGGGCTACACACGCCTGAAAGAGCACCTGCCCAAGGAATTTGCTGATAAGCGCCTCAGCAAAGTGGAGACCCTGAGAGCTGCAATAAGCTACATCAAACACCTGCAGAGCTTGCTGGACTGCCATCCCTTAGTGTCTAACAGTAAGGAATCGCTCTCTGCCAAGGAGCTCCCAGAAGCTCCCAGTCCTGGTGCCCCACGGGAGTGCAACAGTGATGGGGAGTCTAAAACCTCTTCAGCTTCATCCCCCTACAGTGAATCTGAGGAGACAGGCAGCTAG